The following is a genomic window from Desulfofarcimen acetoxidans DSM 771.
CTCCATCCGGTCCAGGCGAAAAACCAGGGGAACCTTACCCTGCGCACGTCCTCCAAAAGCAATAACATACCACAGACCACGTCGCCAGTGATAAATTACACCCAAAGGCTTAAGCCTCGCTCTTCTACCCCGGTAGATAACCTCAACCACCTTTCTCCTGACTACACACTCCCTTAGGGTTTGAGCCACCTCAACATTTTGACTTTCCTCCGGTAGATACCCGTGCATCACTTCCCTTAAGAATAACTTCACCTGCTCCTCATAGCGTGCATCATCTCCACCCACCACTAGCGACGCATTAAGTTTTTCCCTAATGGAATTTATTTCATTCGGTTCCATGGGAAGAACAGCCGGAAGGGAATTAAGATAGTGCTGAAGCTGTTGCGACTGCCTATTGGTAAGAACAAAAGGTGCCATAAGGAAACTGCCCGGATGGTATCTGTCTCCTGTACAACCAACCAATCCCTCTACAGAAAGCTCCTCTAAATCATTTTTTACTGCATCCTTTGTAAATCCCAGTTCTACCTTATCCCCACAGCCCCAATCACCCAAACCGGTGGCGTTATATATTTCCGTAAATGTAAGACCTGCTCTATGTTTTGCCGTTCCTATTAGATTAGAAAGGATCCGTAAAATAACTAACTGACGCAGGTGCTTTCTCTTTAGCGGCCGGGCTGTCAGTTTAGAAATATTACCTAAGCATTCCAACCCTACACCAGTAATTTTAACACCACCTCGATATCTTACTACTAAACTCTGCTTTTCCAATTCAATACAATCAAGCTTTATAGCCCTTGCCGATAATTTAAAATATATTGCTAAATCATTAAATGAAGCCTGTCTATCTTCCTGGATTGAAAGGTATTCTAAGATCTCCGTTCTTCGCTTTTCTACCTCTTTTTGTTTTGCCATACTAAAACTTCCTCTGCAATCTTTTTAGAATTTTATATATTTATGCCGAATTTCTTTTTATTAAGCTAATGGTTATAAGATTTAGGTGCTAAAGTTAAAATCTAATTAGCTAACTTGAAATATAGTCCCATTGCTGCAACGAGTAGCTAGTAATT
Proteins encoded in this region:
- a CDS encoding WYL domain-containing protein, with the translated sequence MAKQKEVEKRRTEILEYLSIQEDRQASFNDLAIYFKLSARAIKLDCIELEKQSLVVRYRGGVKITGVGLECLGNISKLTARPLKRKHLRQLVILRILSNLIGTAKHRAGLTFTEIYNATGLGDWGCGDKVELGFTKDAVKNDLEELSVEGLVGCTGDRYHPGSFLMAPFVLTNRQSQQLQHYLNSLPAVLPMEPNEINSIREKLNASLVVGGDDARYEEQVKLFLREVMHGYLPEESQNVEVAQTLRECVVRRKVVEVIYRGRRARLKPLGVIYHWRRGLWYVIAFGGRAQGKVPLVFRLDRMEKAEQLDRDFAMPGEEEVSQLLSRYWGVSGDKTFQVEVRFRNTSWDTNAVERMICEMNYRKSYYDGCQVKLYPDGSAILRDEITGLSEFKSWLRGYGDVVEVISPLWLQESVKETAGRMLAVYRGEDPYA